The Procambarus clarkii isolate CNS0578487 chromosome 37, FALCON_Pclarkii_2.0, whole genome shotgun sequence genome window below encodes:
- the LOC138372099 gene encoding uncharacterized protein → MAPVGAQYVPAHRMASGSSSRRPEHTRLHPLDHRGRAPAPNYHSLDMAGPDLTDLLSRPSEAVSLNIPRVGSCPWCMVGDTTRVFPLWSKWVACLCFPLGLIALCLNYEDRCSFCDYVSTH, encoded by the exons ATGGCACCGGTTGGCGCACAGTATG TTCCAGCTCACCGCATGGCCTCGGGCTCTTCAAGCCGCAGGCCTGAACATACCCGCT TGCACCCACTTGATCATCGTGGGCGTGCCCCTGCCCCAAACTACCACAGTTTGGACATGGCAGGGCCCGATCTAACTGATCTACTGAGCCGCCCTTCTGAGGCTGTCTCTCTCAATATCCCACGTGTTGGTTCTTGCCCGTGGTGTATG GTTGGTGACACCACCCGGGTGTTTCCCTTGTGGAGCAAGTGGGTAGCCTGCTTGTGCTTTCCCCTCGGCCTCATAGCCCTATGCCTCAATTACGAGGACCGTTGCTCATTCTGTGACTACGTGTCGACCCATTAA